Within Odontesthes bonariensis isolate fOdoBon6 chromosome 16, fOdoBon6.hap1, whole genome shotgun sequence, the genomic segment CTTGCgtgaaggctttttttttttttttttttttttttctcagctgtTCAGCTCCATCAGACATCTGTGTGTTTACACTCAAATCAACGCATGTTCCGCACATCGGGGTAAAACTTAAAGGCTGGTCTAAAGGCTGGAGGTTGGGCTGTATTGAGTCCAGTATCCCGTGACGAGGCACTGCAGGCACATCATTAGTTATCTCTGCCAAGGAGGTTACATAGCTTTATGTATATGCCCACTATTAAAAAGCATGTCATGTTGGGCAAATTATTTCATACAAAAGTGAATTTTTGGAATATATTTCTCAAAGTATTTGCTGAGCTATAAACTCTAACAGAACTTTTAGTTCCAGTCAAAAGAACACCTACTGATTATTTCAGCTTATAAACAACTAAGAAAGAATCTCAAAGGTCAGATTACCTTTATGTCATGTGTTGGCAAAAGAAAGTTCGATTAGGAACTTGTGTGGGGCAAAATGTTCTATACCATTATTTACATTGACCTTTCTTTGTTGTATATGTTTTTGCCATCAGACATCATGTCTTCCCGGGAGCGTCGGACAGATGTCTACATTAAAGCGGAACCAAGCAGTCCAGAGGGAGGCGGGGGAGGTCGGATCAGCCCTGGCGGGGCCTCTTCAGACTCCTCTCAAAGCGGAGGTGGAGGAATCAGAGGAGATGGCGTTAAACGTTACTCTCCGCCACTCTACCCACCAGCTCTGCGCTGTCATTTTAAAGATGAGGGCGGGGATGGCGCAGAGGAAGGCTCCACGGGAAACGGAGCAGGGCGATGCAAGTATGCCCTGAGCACTCTGCCCAAGAGGCTGTGTCTAGTATGTGGAGATGTGGCTTCAGGTTATCATTACGGCGTAGCGTCCTGTGAGGCCTGCAAAGCATTCTTCAAGAGAACCATTCAAGGTGGGATGTGTTGGCCTAACATTACAAGGAGTCTTGTAATGTTATTTGCTTCCGTGCCCTGTTTGTGTGAACCCTTTACATGCAATCTGTATATTTTCAGAGAGTGTAAGAGTGTGTTTATTGTACCTGAATGTCAGTTAGTACGAATGGGGTGTAGagtagtaaaaaacaaacagtcaTTAGGTTTAATTTAGCTGGAACTGACCAATTTGGATTCATTAGCACAATAATCATTTGTCAGAAATTGCAAAGGTCAGGACTGACATAAGGATTCACATCTCATACTAATGTTTGTATCTTTGCTTCAGGTTATAGTCCTCACCCAGTAACTAACCCATCTCATTCGTACTGATCTGTTAGGGCTCTTATTTGCCAACCTGACGATCGGCCGTTGGAAACATCTAGAGGGTCTGTGACTCTGTCCCTCTTGTCTTTTCGGTGTGTCACGTACCGTCGGCTCTGTCTGACCCCATCTGGGCCTTTTTTCAGCCACTTCGACATGTTAATTCATTGGCAGGTCGAGCAGGGAGAATTGCTGTTCAACGTGGTGAATTAATGCAGCTTCAGCTGTGTTACTTTTCGATGTGTGAAGCATAAATGCTTCATTAAAGCATTTATGTAGAAAACACATTAGATTTTGTTTAAATTAAGacacaatttctttttttgtctaaaCATATTAAAACATCCTACAACTGAACTAGAACCACGTTGGATACTAAAACCTGAAATAATAGCACCAGCCTTCATACAAACGTTTACCTTAATAAGTCATTCATAGACTCCTGCTCCATTCAGCACGGCAATTTTGTGTTAATTGTGCATCAGAGTCGGTAGTTTAAGGTTGTTTTTGGGGTTTGTTCAATAGCCGTTGTTCTTGCCAACGCTGTGGACATAAGGAGACACAGCTGGGGGCTCTATCGTCACTTATGCTTGGCATCGGTTCGGTGTATAAAAGCCTTTAAACAAGAACCATGAACATGTGGCAGCTGTTGCTGAGCTACATTGTCTGGTCACAATGATATTTTGTTGGGCCGTCTTTTGCTTTGATTTCGGCCTGTGAAACAGTTTCATTAAGCTTGTGTAATATCTATCGCAACACTCGTTTCCCTATGGAGTCGCGGAATTTTTTGCTGAAATCTTAGATTGATGATTTTCAGCTGAGTTCCTTATTAGGACACTAAACCTAGACCGGAGCAACTAAAGCAGCCCCAGGTTATTTGCTTAGTTGAATCCAGGTGATGTTGGGTTGCCTTTTAATACATTATAAATTAGATAACGTGTTTTATGAAATTAAAGACCCTTCATGCCAGATGCTTGTTCACATTAAATATATTATTATCTATGCATTTGCTTTGTTGCCTTGTTTATTGTaaactcatgtttttttttttccataaaggaAACATTGAATACAGTTGTCCTGCATCAAATGAGTGCGAAATCACCAAAAGGCGCAGAAAGGCTTGCCAAGCGTGCCGCTTTACCAAGTGCCTGAAAGTAGGCATGCTGAAAGAGGGTGAGTCTTTGGTGGGGACAGCCTTTGATGCTCCATCTTAAGGCTTCTGCTAATTGTGTATTTACTGGCAAAAGTCAGACGTACTTTATCTTTCATTATGTAGGAGTTCGTCTTGACAGGGTCAGAGGGGGAAGGCAGAAGTACAAAAGGCGCCCGGAAGTGGAGAACGCAACATACCAGAGTGCCCCTCTACCACTGACTAAAGAGAGTGAAAAAGGTGACATTTGtgacatttctgttttttttttaaatttattttacaaCAGATAGCCCACTGTATTTATTCTTGTGGAGTATTTGTGCAAATGGGATTAAAAGTGGCTCATTATCGCAGCATTAACCTCTGTGTGATTACCCAGCCAAAGCTCAAAGTTTAACATAAACATACAAACATTTCAAGCCTCATGTTGGTTTCTCATCAATGACTAAAAGTTGGATTTTTGTGAGGCATTTAGCTTTTGGTAACTACCActagcaaccttttattaaagCATAAATCATAATGATTCATGGGCAGAATTAATCTGTTCAGAAttaatctgtttttcttctttaaaactTGTGGTGCTTATGGAGTTCTTTCTCCTGTGTGGGACATGCTGGGTGGGTAAGATTCAAACTGACTGAAGGATGTAAGCGaacaaaatatcaatttggaTCCCAAACAGTGCCCTCTACTGCTAAGAAATGTTCATTGTGCTGCTTTTAACTGTAATGAGAAGCTCAATGTATGATTTCGAAAGAAATTAGATTGATTTGGATTGAGCTCTGCTGTTACAGAAAGCTGGTTCCATTGTTTTAATGGAAATAATTACACAAATAGGTTAGTAGGAAGTCAGTTGGCTGGTGTAAAGTCTCTATTTGACATTGAGAAGTGGACTTTTGCAGCATGAAAATAGTGAATACACTAAAAAAGCGGTGCAGAGCTAAACTGAATGTAGTTGTTTCGAGTGTCCCTCTGATTATACGCTGCAATTAatccatttttttgtgttttgtcatgtaGGTTCCTCCAACATCATTGTGTCCCATCTCCTAGTAGCAGAGCCAGAGAAGTTATTTGCCATGCCTGACCCTCTGCAGCCTGACACGGCCCAGCGTACTCTCACCACCCTCTGTGACCTCGCTGACCGCGAGCTGGTAGTGATCATCGGCTGGGCCAAACACATTCCTGgtaagagatgcagagagaataaaaggaaggaggagaggcagCAGTTTAAGCGACTAAAAGTCCTTCTCAAAAGTCCTTCAAAGATGCATCCTTCTTCAGCAGGAAGAGAGGCCTTCCTTCTCTTTGAAAAACACAGTGAAGCGGTTCTAACGAGACACAGCAACCGCCCCACCTTCTGTTACACCCTTTAACGCAACACTTGAAAAACTGACATGACAAATCAAGAAGTTGGTGGCTGCTGCTACTTAACAGCCATTTATACTGGCAATTTGTATTTAGCTTTCCTCTGATGGAACACATTATGGTGCTAACAGCTTATTGTGCCAGATAATACactaaaaacaaaccaaaaaactgAATTCATAATGCTCAACTTCGATCCCTCTCTCCTTTGTGAAAACTTTGGCTTGCACAAAGGATTGTGGGTGCTTTGAGAATGCCAAGGACATACAGAAGCATCCTTGAAATGTGACCAAACAGAGGACAAGTCTTACAAAGGTTGATTGACATCAAAACAGTCCTTTGGCTAGATCTTACGACAGAGCAACCTAAAAACATAGACGTTGAGGATCTGTCCTTGACTTTGAGAAGCACCTTTAGACTTTATCCGTTCTCACTGAAAAGTAACCAATGTGTTTATTATTTTCACTCAGGCTATGACCAGAATATTGTGAATCTGATTCTTAAAGCTGGTCTTAGTCACGGTCCTCATATGGCAGCGCATGTGAGACTGTCCAATGAAATCCACGAATTCGAAGCTTTTTGTTCGAAGAATGAGTGAAAATCTCTCAAGTATTGCAAGCTGTGATGTCAAATTGCTATGTTCTGACCATGAATGAAGCTTTTGCTTTGGTCCCTTAATTTGagactttaaaagattaaaagagCATCACCTTGTATGTGTGCATGGTATCATCATCTAGAGTACGGTCACCAGCTGGCCACAGTTACTTCCATTTATTTTGAACAAGTCTTTAATATTTTAACCTGTCAGATCCTCTACATATAAACAAACCGTGTCTCTGTCTTGTGTCCTTCAGGCTTCCTGTCTCTGTCGCTGGCAGACCAGATGTCAGTGCTACAGTCGGTGTGGCTGGAGGTGCTGGTTCTGGGTGTAGCATATCGCTCGCTCGGCTGTGAAGACGAGGTGGTGTTTGCTGAGGATTTTGTCCTTGATGAGGAGATGTCACGTGTTGCTGGACTGACTGAGCTAAATGCGGCAATTAGTCAACTTGCCCGCCGTTTCCGCGCACTAAACGTGGACCGAGAGGAATTTGTCATGTTAAAAGCCATCGCACTCACAAACTCAGGTACTGGAACTTTAACTCTGGTGACATTTAGATAAATCTTGGTATTTCAGGGCTCCAGATGAACATTGTCCATCTGCAGCACTGGTGCTCCTATCAAAAAAATGTTGAAGCACCAGCAAAAAAGATGAGGAACAACGTTTAAATCGCATTTATCTcaacaatcaatcaatctggcTGTATCTATATAAACGCATTATTGCACGTTATAGCCttaaacacattaaggcagtaacaaagtcagcctactatcaccttaagaatatatcaaggttaaaagatctgatgtgtcagcaggacctggaaaaactagccCATGAATTCATCttcagtaggcttgattactgtaacagcatctttacaggtcgacctaaaaagtcagttag encodes:
- the esrra gene encoding steroid hormone receptor ERR1, which encodes MSSRERRTDVYIKAEPSSPEGGGGGRISPGGASSDSSQSGGGGIRGDGVKRYSPPLYPPALRCHFKDEGGDGAEEGSTGNGAGRCKYALSTLPKRLCLVCGDVASGYHYGVASCEACKAFFKRTIQGNIEYSCPASNECEITKRRRKACQACRFTKCLKVGMLKEGVRLDRVRGGRQKYKRRPEVENATYQSAPLPLTKESEKGSSNIIVSHLLVAEPEKLFAMPDPLQPDTAQRTLTTLCDLADRELVVIIGWAKHIPGFLSLSLADQMSVLQSVWLEVLVLGVAYRSLGCEDEVVFAEDFVLDEEMSRVAGLTELNAAISQLARRFRALNVDREEFVMLKAIALTNSDSVYIEDMEAVQKLRDLLHQALLELECQRRPDDPQRAGRLLLTLPLLRQTAGRALTTFYSIKTRGGVPMHKLFLEMLEAMMDSP